In the Solanum pennellii chromosome 5, SPENNV200 genome, one interval contains:
- the LOC107020414 gene encoding telomere repeat-binding protein 3, whose protein sequence is MVYKTKLDFGFNGFQVPVIPKAPRSVRRRRSCKKLDDDQICAFELLAAVAGKLLLESESSTSSNAAEGKNEIADGSDGIKSEQVEEGKAVKSECLDQGSCVESDYLPDTAVQEQNLKRGFDKPLHAENNYFLEHTSTVIGSDADLKLENCKEVNITDGKFHHKIEGGSSSLEDPCDSKIRTGTQKHLDDDSKQIEDVTVTNTCSVKNPIKECVNNSGLFNSDGSVQLPLYRDSVPSASFVKQRNSVKLGIRDDDENSFDCYRYSTKLRAFRTTSRLGYRRIRKMLKSRHWKVAPKLKEYERSYTNGGMESFYLSRKSVRARKRCQLEVPSKRRKLSNHGFAVAYYQEASSESVTNSPDKEIKRDINTSHAIPPRGTADPASVNNHHKKDPNVKFSIKSFKVPELYIEVPETATVGSLKRTVMEAVTAILESGLRVGVVLQGKKVRDDNRTLEQAGISQNGNLDNLGFTLEPRFTQVSPSSSPNKLPASSTYVADQELTRRRPSPIMEFGIHNASADPLETEMCKYNENNLPSELSPTNPIDSSTDVFIPDSRALVIVPSVNAEALAMVPLNQKSKRSELSQRRIRRPFSVAEVEALVEAVEHLGTGRWRDVKMRAFDNADHRTYVDLKDKWKTLVHTASIAPQQRRGEPVPQELLDRVLAAHAYWSQQQGKHHAELVKTPDAKAQKVSA, encoded by the exons ATGGTGTATAAGACGAAGTTAGATTTTGGTTTCAATGGCTTTCAAGTTCCAGTTATACCTAAAGCTCCTAGATCAGTTAGA AGGAGACGTTCCTGTAAAAAATTGGATGATGATCAAATTTGTGCATTTGAATTATTGGCGGCTGTTGCCGGGAAGCTTTTACTGGAGAGCGAAAGCTCGACTTCCAGTAATGCAGCAGAAGGGAAAAATGAAATTGCTGATGGCAGCGATGGTATTAAAAGCGAACAAGTGGAAGAAGGTAAAGCTGTGAAATCAGAGTGCCTTGACCAGGGGAGTTGTGTAGAAAGCGACTATTTACCCGACACTGCAGTCCAAGAGCAAAATTTGAAACGTGGTTTCGATAAACCTCTTCatgcagaaaataattatttcttggaGCATACTTCTACTGTTATAGGTTCTGACGCTGACTTGAAGTTGGAAAACTGCAAGGAGGTCAATATAACTGATGGAAAATTCCACCACAAAATTGAAGGTGGATCCTCTAGTCTCGAGGATCCATGTGATAGTAAAATCAGGACAGGAACTCAAAAGCACTTAGATGATGACAGCAAACAGATTGAAGACGTAACTGTGACTAACACTTGTAGTGTAAAGAATCCAATCAAAGAATGTGTTAATAACAGTGGCTTGTTTAACTCAGATGGTAGTGTACAGTTACCCTTGTACAGGGATTCGGTTCCTAGTGCTTCTTTTGTAAAGCAAAGGAACAGTGTAAAGTTAGGTATTAGAGATGATGACGAAAATTCTTTTGACTGCTATAGATATAGCACCAAGTTAAGGGCCTTTAGGACGACATCACGACTTGGATACAGAAGAATAAGGAAGATGCTGAAATCACGACACTGGAAAGTGGCTCCCAAATTGAAGGAATATGAGCGATCTTACACAA ATGGTGGAATGGAGTCCTTTTACCTCAGTAGGAAAAGCGTACGTGCACGCAAGAGATGCCAACTTGAAGTTCCTTCCAAGAGACGGAAATTGAGCAACCATGGCTTTGCTGTTGCATATTACCAGGAGGCCAGTAGCGAAAGTGTTACAAATTCACCTGACAAGGAAATCAAACGAGACATTAATACCTCGCATGCCATCCCGCCGAGAG GAACTGCTGATCCAGCTTCAGTTAACAATCATCACAAGAAGGACCCTAATG TTAAATTTAGCATCAAGTCTTTCAAGGTGCCAGAGCTTTACATAGAGGTTCCGGAAACTGCAACAGTTGGCTCTCTGAAG AGAACGGTTATGGAGGCAGTTACAGCTATATTGGAAAGTGGATTACGGGTTGGGGTGGTTCTCCAGGGAAAGAAGGTCAGAGATGACAATAGAACTCTGGAGCAGGCTGGCATTTCCCAGAATGGCAACCTCGATAATTTGGGTTTCACTTTGGAGCCTAGATTCACCCAAGTTTCTCCATCATCATCTCCTAACAAACTTCCGGCTTCATCAACATATGTTGCAGATCAGGAACTAACAAG GCGGCGACCTAGTCCTATAATGGAATTTGGGATTCACAATGCTTCAGCAGACCCTCTAGAGACTGAGATGTGCAAGTACAACGAGAATAACCTTCCATCAGAGCTATCTCCTACAAATCCTATTGATTCATCAACCGATGTATTTATTCCAGATTCTAGAGCCTTGGTGATAGTCCCTTCAGTTAATGCAGAGGCACTTGCTATGGTTCCGCTGAACCAAAAAAGTAAACGTTCTGAACTTTCACAACGTAGAATACGGAGACCATTCTCAGTTGCAGAAGTAGAAGCACTAGTTGAAGCTGTGGAGCATCTTGGAACTGGAAG GTGGCGTGATGTTAAAATGCGTGCTTTCGATAATGCTGATCATCGAACTTATGTTGACTTGAAG GATAAATGGAAGACATTAGTACATACAGCAAGCATTGCCCCGCAACAACGAAGAGGCGAGCCCGTTCCCCAGGAACTTCTGGACAGAGTCTTAGCTGCTCATGCTTACTGGTCTCAACAACAGGGGAAACATCACGCTGAACTTGTGAAAACTCCAGATGCAAAAGCACAAAAAGTTAGCGCTTGA